Below is a genomic region from Apodemus sylvaticus chromosome 14, mApoSyl1.1, whole genome shotgun sequence.
TCATACTCTCAACTGCAGGAGGGAAAACTGTACAAATAGCTAGCAAAATCTGACCAATcgtatttgttttgcttttaggaTTACTACATCGAGCTTTTAGTGTCTTCTTGTTTAATACTGAAAACAAGCTCCTGTTACAGCAGAGATCAGATGCTAAAATCACCTTTCCAGGTTAGTATACATAATGAGTAATGTAGGTTTTGCTGGGAACTATTTAACCTGACTGAAGGCCAAGGTCCCAAAGGAACAGCCAGGCACGTGGCTTAACTTCTGTTTCATATTAAATAATCCTGTCTAATGAGTGTAATCTTAATATCTGAACTATCTGTATACTTTGATCTTGATTAAGAAAGCTTTAAAACTTACCCATAAAAGTTTTTCCTTGGTCTCTCAAGGACTTGGAAAACTTCTTCTTTGTTCTTATTACTGTTTCCCAGGTTGTTTCACCAACAGTTGCTGTAGTCATCCCTTGAGTAACCCTGGTGAGCTGGAAGAGAACAACGCCATCGGGGTGAAGCGAGCCGCACAGAGGCGCTTAAAGGCTGAGCTGGGGATTCCCTTGGAAGAGGTACTCACTCTCCTCACTATCAGACAGCCTCCAGGCAGGCCTCCAGCGCAGGCCTGAGCATCTTAACACTGCAAAATTACCAAAGAAAGTTTCAGCAATGCTTTGAGTGGAGCCCAGAGTTATGTAAGTTCTTGGCGAGTGCTCTTctttaagttccaggccaataaCGTTGAGATAGAATTTAACCATGTAGTCCAAGCTTGCCCtaaattcttgatcctcctgcctcagcctcccagtcgCTGGGATTACAGTAGTGCATGGTCTGTGTTTTCTAACTTCCTGATTTATGGAATCAGCCCTTCAAGAAGGAATAATATGTGCATTTCTAGTGTCTTGGTTTTTTTCAGGCAGTGCCTTACTGCACAGCTCTTGCTGGCCAACCAGCAATTTGCTTGGttttgcctcctaaatgctgggattattggTACACATTCCAAATCCAgctaaatttttatttcactcttaaaaaaaaaagcttcctagatttgtttattttattttatatgtatgcattttgCCAACATTTATGTGTACCATatatatgcctggtgcccaaggacaCTAGAAAAGAGGATTTtagatcaacacacacacacacacacacacacacacacacacatgcacacgggtgctgggaatcaaatctgaaTCTTCTGGTAGGTACTGCTGAGACATCTATTcagcctctttttaaaaataataataataactatttttactttatgtttatttttccctACATGCAGTACCAGAGCAAGCCAAAAGAGGAAGTtgaatcccttggaactagagttaaggCCAGGTATTAGCTGCAGTGTGAGTGCTAGGACTCAAACCTTAGTGCTATGGAAGGACAAGACAGCacttttaactcttgagctttCTTTCTGGCCACccgccttcccccacccctcccaagacaggtttctctgtctggccctggctgtcctggaactcactctgtagaccaggctggcctcgaactcagaaatccgcctgcctctgcctcccagagtgctgggatacatacaagtgtgcaccaccaccgtcggGCCACcggctctattttattttattatttatttatttatgagattcCATGGATCTCATGTGGCTCAGGCTGACCTTAGACTTAAGCTGtatctgaagatgaccttgatctGATGATCTGCCCGCATTCGTTTTCCTAGTACTAAGAACACAGAAACacaccatggtgctggggatggaagctGTCCTTCATCCGTGCTTTGCAAGCCCTCGGGAGctaagtcccagcacttgggaggcagaggtagatggtcagagtttcaggccagttGTATCTACGTAGAGAGTTctagctagccagggctacatggtaaaACTTcgcctcaaggccagcctggtatacaaagtgagttctaagacagccagtgctacacagagaaaccgtgtctcgaaaaataccaaaaaccaaaaaaaaaatactttgcctcaaaaataggttaggtagacacacacacacacagagagagagatagatagaaaatGGTTTTAGAAGGAATGGAACAATTCCAGGGAGATCAGTTCATTCAGACCCATGGCTCATGGTCCTAAGGATGTCCACAAGAAAACATTCGTCTCTGATTTGATCAATTATAATAGCCTACCTTGTATACTTGAACAAAACTATGTCTGTGATTTTAAGAAGCAAATTTTAGGGCTAGCTAGCCTAAAGCTCACTGTCTAGACCAGTCTAGTCCTGAATCCTAgcgatctgcctgcttctgcttccagcCAGCAAGCTAGgactaaaggagtgtgccaccatgctgacTGAACCATCCTCTGAAGAGGGAGACACAGTGGCTCCTATGCAGCTGGACGGCAAATGCTTTTCTGTAATAGCGACTTTAAAGTACAGGTGCTGCATTCTAGTTTGAAtaactgctttttaaaatgttgaaaacaaGTTAACTTATGTTTGGTCTCAGGAATAAAAAACTGAGACACTCAAGACAGTAATAAGATATTCTTGGCATGTGTTAATTTTAGGTTAGCATCTGTCACTAGtcagtttttccttctctttgattcttgatgtttgtttgtttgtttgtttgtttgtttgtttttgagacatgtctcACTGTACATCCCTGGCTAGCATGGAACTCACTGTGCCTTAAACTCAAAGaaccacctacctctgcctcctgagtactgggattaaagacatgcaccccTCTGACCTCATCAGTAGTAGTAttatctgatttttcttttcatgttgtaGGTTGATCTAAACGAAATGAATTATCTGACAAGAATTTACTACAAGGCCCAATCTGATGGTATCTGGGGCGAACATGAAATCGATTACATTTTGTTTCTGAGGAAGAATGTAACCTTGAATCCGGATCCCAACGAGATTAAAAGCTATTGCTATGTAtcaaaggaagaactcaaagaaATTTTGAAGAAGGCAGCCAGTGATGAAATTAAGTTAACTCCGTGGTTTAAGATTATTTCAGATACCTTCCTCTTTAAATGGTGGGATAACTTAAACCATTTGAGTCCATTTGTTGACCATGAGAAAATACATAGAATGTGAATGTGTTAATGATTTGACAATTTTTCTACCTAGTAagaatggtttggtttggttttaaattGGGCTCCCTTGTATTATACATAGGTATTTTAGAATCAGAATTTGTTTTGAGAAAAGAAGAACTCAGCTGATTTACagctttatattatatatatatatatacatgtgtctatgtgtgtatatatatatatatatatatatacacacatatatacactgatGTTTGTAAAAGACTTTTAGGAGGGGTTACTGCAAAATTATGCCATGAGTAAAACTTAATCTAGCCTGTCCAGATACCTGGCAATGACGGGATTGAGGAAATAATGAGaattcattttttacattttgacAAACACTTTCAGAACACTTTGCTAATTGCCTAGTGTTTTTTATAGCATTAGATTTTTATCATATGGCAGGAAATTGAGCAGAAGACACTGCTTAGCTGCTTTGAAACAGCGCTACAAGATTAAATGGGCAGGGCTCAGGATACAGCTCAGTGATACCATGATTGCCTTACAGGCATGATGTCATGGGTTGTTGAGTCCCTAATCCTAAAGATAACTGTAACAACAATTATAACAGACAGAGCAGGCTCAGAGGAAAGTAAGTGGTTCCTTCAGTCTTCATATAGGATGATTAATCTCAGGAATCCTGAATAACCAATACTCTGGATGCTCAAGTCTGAAGACGATGatactgtatttacatataacttaTACAGTCTTCCCCCACACTTCACCTCATCTCTGGCGCGGTTGTGGCACTGAACACAGTGTAAATGCTACTGTAAATGATTGTGGAACTGTGCTTTATGATAAGAAGTCTGCATGTGCAGTACAGATCAAATGTTAATATACAGTTGCTTTGAGCCCTTGGCTGTTTGACTCACAGATCTGAATACAAGGCCAGTTCTGTATACTAATTTTTGTCATTTCCAGTTGATTTTGTGCTTTAACCATcctgaaattattattttactacTTAAAGGTAACTGTTACTTTTGATGGTTATGGCAACTGATGAGCTATTCAGCAAAATCTGTTTACAGTCATGGTGACAAAGATGGGCGTGAGTTCCACCTTAAAAGAGTTGAGAAAACCTTTGATGCTACCACAGCTGGGCCTGGGTCATCTTGTTGTAGGGGTCTGGCTTGTGTTAGGTGTTTAGTAGCATTAGCACCCCTTTGTCAAGacaaccaaaagaagaaaaaaaactggggaggaatggggaggagtgtttctctgtagccctggctatcctagaactcaatctgtagaccaggctagcctcagaactcagagatccaccttcctctgtctccaaagaactggaattaaagatgtgggcCACGTGCCCAGCAACAACCAAAATTGTGATGGGTGGTGCCAAGGGCGCCATGACGGGCTCACTTTAGAGGAGTCAGTGCTAAGGTTGGTGTCCCGGAACAGGCATATGTAAAGACTGAGGTTATAGAATATGCATCTATTGATACTGTGTTTTGATTCATGTTCTTTTAAACTTGCCACAGGTGTGTCAAATCTGAGTTCTTCAGAcagctttattctttttttgggg
It encodes:
- the Idi1 gene encoding isopentenyl-diphosphate Delta-isomerase 1, translated to MWRGRALVRAIGYAVRGRGLGAEHAAERVEVLSSAQLLCTSSWNLCVLGQIRHSVTMPEINTSHLDEKQVQLLAEMCILIDENDNKIGADTKKNCHLNENINKGLLHRAFSVFLFNTENKLLLQQRSDAKITFPGCFTNSCCSHPLSNPGELEENNAIGVKRAAQRRLKAELGIPLEEVDLNEMNYLTRIYYKAQSDGIWGEHEIDYILFLRKNVTLNPDPNEIKSYCYVSKEELKEILKKAASDEIKLTPWFKIISDTFLFKWWDNLNHLSPFVDHEKIHRM